A single genomic interval of Spinacia oleracea cultivar Varoflay chromosome 6, BTI_SOV_V1, whole genome shotgun sequence harbors:
- the LOC110780079 gene encoding G-type lectin S-receptor-like serine/threonine-protein kinase B120, protein MGNLCLCKKTIPISGFLLKLVSLTLIFALCSNAASTITQGQVLKDGETLISDNGSFEFGFFSPSNSSLRYVGIWYSNISVDSVVWVANRNAPIRGNNGSLTLGNDGNLVAFDGNGNGSVIWSSNTTIVSKNYTAILHNDGNLEIRGSNNYPVPSFTCWESFNYPTDTYMPGMRVPVNPNIGETRILTSWKTMNDPSSGNYSMGVDSRAAPQFVIWEGSIRRWRTGYWNGLSFTGVPNMAAFYYYGFKLSNADSDGIMYFSYSPLDRLGKFRFQMTWDGFEKSFTWANNGGKEWTMLQQEPWSECDEFNKCGVNGYCNNATDDSICGCFNGFAPKFPDQWRNGSWSGGCVRMNQLKCEIRNNSLIAEDGFLVVDNVKLPDFANLMGAAEEDDCGKQCLQNCSCRAYAYVGGIGCMTWSGELSDIQQFAEGGNRLHIRVSSSVLGDKGKLSGPKIAAVVISGVLFFFILLVCLWKYNKKLKDKRKNDALTVELRKGQGSSTDISGSQEIIYEENLANAKDLPLFNYNLVASATNFFSMENKLGEGGFGPVYKGTLPGGQEIAVKKLSRKSGQGMEEFMNEIMLIAKLQHRNLVRILGCCVFGEEKMLLYEYMPNKSLDGLIFDPIKKQELDWNKRFTIIEGIARGLLYLHRDARCTIIHRDLKASNILLDKEMNPKISDFGMARIFGGDQDEGNTTRVVGTYGYMSPEYAMEGFFSERSDVYSFGVLLLEVVTGQRSTRFRYSEHTNLIDYAWKVWSEGRTMELADPSFGSSCPSNEVIRCVHIALLCVQDSAVYRPTMSQVVLWLETDSLALSNPREPTLAYSSNRRFVDIDIHKGFQDIESSNHVTVTMLVGR, encoded by the exons ATGGGAAATCTTTGTCTCTGCAAAAAAACCATACCCATTTCTGGTTTCCTCTTAAAGTTAGTTTCTTTGACCTTAATTTTTGCGTTGTGTTCGAATGCTGCTAGTACAATCACACAAGGGCAAGTACTTAAAGATGGAGAAACCCTTATTTCTGATAACGGGTCATTTGAATTCGGGTTTTTTAGCCCTTCAAATTCAAGTTTAAGGTATGTAGGAATTTGGTATTCGAACATTTCAGTTGATTCTGTGGTCTGGGTTGCTAATAGAAATGCGCCAATTCGGGGTAATAATGGTTCTTTAACACTCGGAAATGATGGGAATTTGGTTGCTTTTGATGGGAATGGTAATGGGAGTGTTATTTGGTCATCAAATACTACAATTGTGTCAAAAAATTACACTGCAATCTTGCATAATGATGGTAATCTTGAGATTAGGGGTAGTAATAATTACCCTGTACCTAGTTTTACTTGTTGGGAGAGTTTTAATTACCCTACTGATACATACATGCCTGGGATGAGAGTACCTGTTAATCCAAATATAGGCGAAACTCGAATTCTTACTTCATGGAAGACTATGAATGATCCTTCATCTGGGAATTACTCAATGGGGGTGGATTCAAGAGCAGCACCTCAGTTTGTCATTTGGGAGGGATCGATTCGTCGTTGGAGGACTGGATACTGGAATGGATTGAGTTTTACTGGTGTGCCAAACATGGCTGCTTTTTACTATTATGGGTTTAAGCTTTCAAATGCTGATTCAGATGGGATAATGTATTTTAGTTACTCTCCTTTAGATAGGTTGGGTAAATTCAGGTTTCAAATGACATGGGATGGATTTGAGAAGTCATTTACGTGGGCTAATAATGGTGGCAAAGAATGGACCATGTTGCAACAAGAGCCATGGAGTGAGTGTGATGAATTCAATAAGTGTGGGGTTAATGGGTACTGTAACAACGCGACAGATGATTCTATTTGTGGTTGTTTTAATGGATTTGCTCCTAAGTTTCCTGATCAATGGAGGAATGGGAGTTGGTCTGGTGGGTGTGTTAGGATGAATCAGTTGAAGTGTGAGATTAGGAATAACAGTTTGATTGCTGAAGATGGATTTTTGGTTGTTGACAATGTGAAATTGCCTGATTTCGCGAATCTTATGGGTGCTGCAGAAGAAGATGATTGTGGAAAACAGTGCTTGCAGAATTGTTCATGTAGGGCTTATGCTTATGTAGGTGGAATTGGTTGTATGACATGGAGTGGTGAATTGTCTGACATTCAGCAATTTGCTGAAGGAGGCAATAGACTACACATTCGCGTTTCATCTTCTGTCTTGG GTGACAAAGGAAAGTTATCAGGTCCCAAGATTGCAGCTGTAGTAATAAGCGGAGTACTATTCTTTTTCATAttacttgtatgtttgtggAAATACAATAAGAAACTAAAAG ATAAAAGAAAAAATGATGCACTGACTGTTGAACTGAGGAAAGGCCAAGGATCTTCAACAGATATTTCAGGATCACAGGAAATTATTTACGAAGAAAATCTGGCAAATGCTAAAGATCTTCCGTTGTTCAATTACAATCTTGTTGCATCTGCTACAAATTTCTTCTCTATGGAGAATAAGCTCGGAGAAGGTGGATTTGGTCCGGTTTACAAG GGGACGTTACCTGGTGGACAAGAAATAGCAGTCAAGAAACTCTCTAGAAAGTCAGGGCAAGGCATGGAAGAGTTCATGAACGAAATCATGTTAATTGCCAAATTACAGCACAGAAATCTTGTCAGAATATTAGGTTGCTGTGTATTTGGAGAAGAGAAAATGTTGCTCTATGAATACATGCCTAATAAGAGCTTGGATGGATTAATATTCG ATCCAATAAAGAAACAGGAACTTGATTGGAACAAGCGTTTTACCATAATCGAAGGGATAGCAAGAGGACTGCTTTATCTTCATAGGGATGCAAGATGTACAATTATTCACAGAGATTTAAAGGCCAGTAACATCTTGTTGGATAAGGAGATGAATCCGAAAATTTCAGACTTTGGTATGGCTAGAATTTTTGGTGGGGATCAAGATGAAGGCAATACAACTAGAGTAGTTGGAACTTATGGCTATATGTCTCCAGAATATGCAATGGAAGGTTTCTTCTCTGAAAGGTCTGATGTATACAGTTTTGGGGTGTTGCTGTTAGAAGTAGTTACAGGTCAACGCAGCACTAGGTTTCGATACTCTGAACACACAAACCTCATCGATTAT GCATGGAAAGTATGGAGTGAAGGAAGAACAATGGAGCTCGCGGATCCTTCATTTGGGAGCTCATGTCCAAGTAATGAAGTAATAAGATGTGTACATATAGCATTGTTATGCGTACAAGATTCTGCAGTTTACAGGCCAACAATGTCACAGGTTGTCCTATGGTTGGAAACTGATAGTCTTGCACTTTCTAATCCAAGGGAACCTACTCTTGCTTATTCTTCAAATCGCCGTTTTGTTGATATAGATATCCACAAAGGTTTTCAAGATATCGAGTCCTCAAATCATGTAACGGTCACCATGCTAGTTGGACGATAG